A genomic region of Streptosporangium lutulentum contains the following coding sequences:
- a CDS encoding TetR/AcrR family transcriptional regulator, translating to MKTSRQPNPDDSRPLRADTERTMTAILEAAERTLSRDPAATMEQIAEAAGVARTTVHRRFTTREALIDALAVWAAKRFAAAVGAAHPDTAPPLVALYQTTANVLGVKADWGFAMSQTSSASPEVARIHADVRDTCERLFRRAQEAGVLRADIDISWTRRVYYALIHQAALNEDGQDTDILATLVVDTLLRGAGTPHPNRL from the coding sequence ATGAAGACATCGCGGCAGCCGAACCCCGACGACAGCCGACCGCTGCGCGCGGACACCGAGCGGACGATGACGGCGATCCTGGAGGCGGCCGAACGCACCCTCAGCCGCGATCCCGCGGCCACGATGGAGCAGATCGCCGAGGCCGCCGGCGTCGCCCGCACCACCGTGCACCGGCGCTTCACCACCCGCGAGGCGCTCATCGACGCCCTGGCGGTGTGGGCCGCCAAGCGATTCGCCGCGGCGGTCGGCGCCGCCCACCCGGACACCGCTCCGCCGCTGGTCGCCCTCTACCAGACGACCGCGAACGTCCTCGGCGTCAAAGCCGACTGGGGATTCGCGATGAGCCAGACATCCTCGGCCAGCCCGGAGGTGGCGCGCATCCACGCCGACGTACGGGACACCTGCGAACGGTTGTTCCGCCGCGCCCAGGAGGCGGGCGTCCTGCGCGCCGACATCGACATCTCATGGACCCGCCGCGTCTACTACGCCCTCATCCACCAGGCCGCGCTGAACGAGGACGGCCAGGACACCGACATCCTCGCGACGCTCGTCGTGGACACGCTGCTCCGTGGCGCGGGCACCCCGCACCCCAACCGCCTCTGA
- a CDS encoding aldo/keto reductase produces MEYTRLGRSGLSVSRLVLGTMNFGSRTSEEDSHAIMDRAHERGITFFDTANAYGAQQGEGITEAVIGRWFATGGGRRDKTVLATKVYQPMGEGPNDGGLSALHIRRAVDASLTRLRTDHIDLYQMHHIDRNTPWEEIWEAFTVLRQQGKVLYFGSSNFAGWHIAQAQEAARSRHFLGLVSEQSIYNLMSRWAELEVLPAARHYGLGVIPWSPLHGGVLSGVLRKQREGAAVRSGSGLWAAAFADRRESVEKYEKLCADLGEDPAHVGLAWLLAQDGVTGPIVGPRTIEQLDGSLLALRITLDADTLAKLDEIFPAPAPNGAKPAPEAYAW; encoded by the coding sequence ATGGAGTACACCCGCCTCGGCCGCAGCGGCCTGTCGGTGTCCCGGCTCGTCCTGGGCACCATGAACTTCGGGTCGCGAACCTCCGAAGAGGACAGCCACGCGATCATGGACCGTGCGCACGAGCGCGGCATCACCTTCTTCGACACCGCCAACGCGTACGGCGCGCAACAGGGTGAGGGCATCACCGAGGCGGTCATCGGCCGGTGGTTCGCCACCGGCGGCGGACGGCGCGACAAGACCGTCCTGGCCACCAAGGTCTACCAGCCGATGGGGGAGGGGCCCAACGACGGCGGGCTGTCCGCGCTGCACATCCGGCGCGCGGTCGACGCCTCACTCACGCGCTTGCGGACCGACCACATCGACCTGTACCAGATGCACCACATCGACCGGAACACGCCGTGGGAAGAGATCTGGGAGGCGTTCACCGTTCTGCGCCAGCAGGGAAAGGTGCTGTACTTCGGCTCGTCCAACTTCGCCGGATGGCACATCGCGCAGGCGCAGGAGGCCGCGCGGTCCCGGCACTTCCTGGGGCTGGTCAGCGAACAGTCGATCTACAACCTGATGTCGCGCTGGGCCGAGCTGGAGGTGCTGCCCGCCGCGCGGCACTACGGGCTGGGAGTGATCCCATGGTCACCGCTGCACGGCGGAGTGCTCAGCGGCGTCCTGCGCAAGCAGCGGGAGGGGGCCGCCGTCCGCAGCGGCTCGGGACTGTGGGCCGCCGCGTTCGCCGACCGGCGGGAATCGGTCGAGAAGTACGAGAAGCTGTGCGCCGACCTCGGCGAGGACCCGGCTCACGTCGGGCTGGCCTGGCTCCTCGCGCAGGACGGAGTGACCGGGCCGATCGTCGGACCGCGGACGATCGAGCAGCTCGACGGCTCGCTTCTCGCGCTGCGGATCACGCTCGACGCCGACACGCTCGCCAAGCTGGACGAGATCTTCCCGGCGCCCGCGCCCAACGGGGCCAAGCCCGCGCCCGAGGCGTACGCCTGGTGA
- a CDS encoding TetR/AcrR family transcriptional regulator encodes MTKDSTTPSGDRRVRRTQATLARALLALVEERDLSRISVSDVADRAGVSRTAFYDHYRDVHELAEVASTAMIDSLIDSVPSPLPDSADRAREGTRSLAIFFARLAEHAGLYRSLFGPHGSARVADHVRRRLTAAVHEHVWRSVHGAPAESDAATGSDAAPERDTPTESDAAPESDGSASDTSHDVTAAFTAGALFGVAADWLQRECPQTPDQMAALTWPLLISLQDVATGAVARSGRRQHPQA; translated from the coding sequence ATGACGAAAGACAGCACCACCCCATCCGGCGACCGGCGCGTCCGCCGCACCCAAGCGACCCTGGCGCGCGCGCTGCTCGCGCTCGTCGAGGAGCGGGACCTGTCCCGGATCAGCGTGTCCGACGTGGCCGACCGCGCCGGGGTGAGCCGCACGGCCTTCTACGACCACTATCGCGACGTCCACGAGCTGGCCGAAGTGGCCTCCACCGCGATGATCGACAGCCTGATCGACTCCGTGCCGTCCCCCCTCCCCGACTCGGCCGACCGCGCCAGGGAGGGGACGCGGTCACTGGCCATCTTCTTCGCCCGGCTGGCCGAGCACGCCGGGCTCTACCGCAGCCTGTTCGGGCCGCATGGCAGCGCACGCGTGGCCGACCACGTCCGCCGCCGCCTCACCGCGGCCGTCCACGAGCACGTATGGCGGAGCGTCCACGGCGCCCCTGCGGAGAGCGACGCCGCTACGGGGAGCGACGCCGCTCCGGAACGTGACACCCCTACGGAGAGCGACGCCGCTCCGGAGAGCGACGGCTCGGCGTCGGACACCTCGCACGACGTCACCGCCGCGTTCACCGCCGGCGCGCTCTTCGGCGTGGCCGCCGACTGGCTCCAGCGTGAGTGCCCGCAGACCCCCGATCAGATGGCGGCCCTGACCTGGCCGCTTCTGATATCACTGCAGGACGTCGCGACCGGCGCGGTCGCCCGGAGCGGCCGTCGACAGCACCCTCAAGCCTGA
- a CDS encoding MFS transporter, which produces MTDPKTDAMREADEPGFDRRLLPPMLLGSVLNPINSTIISVALVPIGDALGTPSSQTAWLVSALYLATSLGQPVVGRLIDIFGPRRLFLLSTGLVGVAGVAGTLAPNLGVLIVARVLLGFGTCAGYPAAMALLRSEAKRTGRDSPGGVLTALAVANQTVAVVGPLLGGLLIAVGGWRATFALNVPLAVAAVLLGLLRLPKSAATGESPQRGRLAARLDLPGMGLFAAMLTVLLLFLMNLHLRNWYLLVIAVVAGAAFAARELRAATPFIDLRVLGGNTPLLATYGRALVAYVVAYAFLYGFSQWTEEGYGLTPFHAGLVQIPMFLLAIGVSIISGRRKSVREKLLVGAVGQIVACLMILTLTGESPLWTLLLVALIFGVPQGLNNLALQNSVYFQADPERTASSAGLLRTFAYIGSMIASSATAVSFGQRADTGGMHRLAWVMLGAGVLYLLLTLFDRTFGRAAAPDAQAAK; this is translated from the coding sequence ATGACTGATCCGAAGACGGATGCCATGAGGGAGGCGGACGAACCGGGTTTCGACCGGCGGCTGCTGCCGCCGATGTTGCTGGGCTCGGTCCTGAACCCGATCAACTCGACGATCATCTCCGTCGCGCTCGTACCCATCGGCGACGCCCTGGGCACGCCGTCCTCGCAGACCGCGTGGCTGGTCTCCGCCCTCTACCTCGCCACCTCGCTCGGGCAGCCGGTCGTGGGCCGGCTCATCGACATCTTCGGGCCGCGCAGACTCTTCCTCCTCAGCACCGGCCTCGTCGGCGTCGCCGGCGTCGCCGGGACCCTGGCACCCAACCTGGGCGTGCTGATCGTCGCGCGCGTCCTGCTCGGGTTCGGCACCTGCGCGGGTTATCCCGCCGCGATGGCACTGCTGCGCAGCGAGGCCAAGCGCACCGGACGGGACAGCCCCGGAGGGGTGCTGACCGCCCTGGCGGTCGCCAACCAGACCGTCGCCGTCGTCGGCCCGCTGCTGGGCGGTCTGCTGATCGCGGTGGGCGGCTGGCGCGCCACCTTCGCGCTGAACGTGCCGCTGGCCGTCGCAGCCGTGCTGCTGGGGCTGCTACGGCTGCCCAAGTCGGCCGCAACGGGTGAGTCCCCGCAGCGCGGGCGCCTGGCCGCCCGGCTCGACCTGCCCGGCATGGGCCTGTTCGCCGCGATGCTCACCGTGCTGCTGCTGTTCTTGATGAACCTGCACCTGCGCAACTGGTACCTGCTGGTGATCGCCGTGGTCGCGGGAGCCGCGTTCGCGGCGCGGGAGCTGCGGGCCGCCACCCCCTTCATCGACCTGCGGGTACTCGGCGGCAACACACCGCTCCTGGCCACCTACGGACGCGCGCTCGTCGCCTACGTCGTCGCCTACGCCTTCCTCTACGGCTTCAGCCAGTGGACCGAAGAGGGCTACGGGCTGACGCCCTTCCACGCCGGGCTGGTGCAGATCCCCATGTTCCTGTTGGCGATCGGAGTCTCGATCATCTCCGGGCGGCGCAAGAGCGTACGAGAGAAGCTGCTGGTCGGCGCGGTCGGACAGATCGTCGCCTGCCTGATGATCCTGACGCTCACCGGGGAGAGCCCGCTGTGGACGCTGCTCCTCGTCGCCCTGATCTTCGGCGTCCCGCAGGGGCTGAACAACCTGGCCCTGCAGAACTCCGTTTACTTCCAGGCCGATCCCGAGCGCACCGCCTCCTCCGCAGGGCTGCTGCGCACCTTCGCCTACATCGGCTCGATGATCGCCTCCTCCGCGACCGCCGTGTCCTTCGGGCAACGCGCCGACACCGGCGGCATGCACCGGCTCGCCTGGGTCATGCTCGGCGCCGGCGTGCTCTACCTCCTGCTGACCCTCTTCGACCGCACGTTCGGCCGCGCGGCGGCACCGGACGCCCAGGCGGCGAAGTAG
- a CDS encoding BTAD domain-containing putative transcriptional regulator, with amino-acid sequence MITDVRVGLLGPFEVRNRDGTVVEVPGIRLRALLAALALEPGRIVSRGRLVDWIWGQRPPADEVNALQALVSRLRRVLPDGVIEADSGGYRLAATPDAVDVCRFEHLVGQARAAEPAARADLLRSALALWRGTAMADIALRDSDAFDAAVARLDELYVAALGDRADADIRLGRGSELVSELTELVATYPLREGFVAALMRALAEAGRGTEALTVYQRTRERLAEELGADPSAELSALHTALLRGELGERAENRRTNLRAELTSFVGKDEDISAVAGLAVEHRLVTLTGAGGSGKTRLATETARTMLAKLPDGAWLVELASVRAGGDLAQVALTAIGLRDPALLGGARGGEPMGRLIAALRERAVLLVLDNCEHVIEAAAAFAGRLLGECRRLRILATSREPLGITGEVLWQVEPLALPARGADPSEVGTSPAVRLLRDRAGLVRKDIGADEHTLSAMARICRALDGMPLAIELAAARLRTMSVDQLARRLDDRFRLLTGGSRTALPRHKTLRAVVDWSWDLLTEAERGVLRRLSVFSGGASLEAAERVCGDEVFAGEQVLDLLTALIEKSLLLADGEGTPRYRMLDTIREYAAHRLAEAGETERARKAHLAYFTELAETAEPHLRRAGQLEWLATLGAEHDNIGAALRGAIAEGRAQEAMRLVAAVGWYWYLSGRRIEGTELSVAAASLHGEVTDEVRAMAYTVVTVFMTSGPGRDQYQAREWIHEAYRLIRRGGYRHPVLGFVELWEQMLRKPTDFLPAFEPLIADDDPWVRAQARLTRSRLRLTLGGDETDVDIDAEIALAEFRTLGERMGISLALTFLADRLAMRGEFARACEYHEEAVAALIEVGATEDVVGLRARQAQLYWLLGDERSSTSAMAEAQRYAGEVPWPDALAELALSKAQLARWRGEPDTAYRHLATVRAEPGGPVHLKALDLYGYLAEDLDEARAHRTEAFRGAVEYMYYPPLIAEVLVGIADLALRQGRYEQAARLLAASDGVRGTPDRSQPDISRIAADTRSRLGEAGFAEATRAGRRRDWRELAEITLAS; translated from the coding sequence GTGATTACTGATGTGCGGGTCGGTTTGCTCGGACCGTTCGAGGTCCGGAACCGCGATGGGACCGTGGTGGAGGTTCCCGGGATCCGGCTGCGCGCACTGCTGGCCGCACTCGCCCTCGAACCTGGCCGGATCGTCTCGCGCGGGAGGCTGGTGGACTGGATTTGGGGGCAACGGCCGCCCGCGGACGAAGTGAACGCCTTGCAGGCGTTGGTGTCCAGGCTGCGCAGGGTTTTGCCGGACGGTGTGATCGAGGCGGATTCCGGCGGGTACCGGCTGGCTGCGACTCCTGACGCCGTGGACGTGTGCCGGTTCGAGCACCTGGTCGGTCAGGCCCGTGCCGCCGAGCCCGCGGCGCGGGCGGATCTGCTGCGATCGGCCTTGGCACTGTGGCGCGGTACGGCCATGGCGGACATCGCATTGAGAGACAGCGACGCGTTCGACGCCGCGGTCGCGCGTCTGGACGAACTCTACGTCGCCGCCCTCGGGGATCGGGCGGATGCGGATATCCGCCTCGGCCGTGGCTCGGAGCTGGTCTCCGAGCTGACCGAGCTGGTCGCCACGTATCCGCTGCGGGAGGGGTTCGTGGCGGCCTTGATGCGAGCGCTCGCCGAGGCGGGGCGTGGGACCGAGGCGCTGACCGTGTACCAGCGGACGCGCGAGCGGCTCGCTGAGGAGTTGGGCGCCGACCCATCGGCCGAGCTCTCCGCGCTGCACACCGCGTTGCTCCGTGGCGAGCTGGGCGAGCGGGCGGAGAACCGCAGGACGAACCTGCGCGCCGAGCTGACGAGTTTCGTCGGCAAGGACGAGGACATCTCCGCGGTCGCCGGTCTGGCCGTCGAGCACCGGCTGGTCACCTTGACGGGGGCGGGCGGCTCCGGCAAGACGAGGCTGGCCACGGAGACCGCGCGGACGATGCTCGCCAAGCTGCCGGATGGGGCGTGGCTGGTCGAACTGGCCTCGGTGCGGGCAGGCGGCGATCTGGCGCAGGTCGCCCTCACCGCGATCGGCCTGCGTGACCCGGCGTTGCTCGGTGGCGCGCGGGGCGGCGAACCGATGGGCCGTCTCATCGCCGCGCTCCGAGAGCGCGCGGTCTTGCTGGTCCTGGACAACTGCGAGCACGTGATCGAGGCGGCCGCGGCTTTCGCGGGTCGGCTTCTGGGGGAGTGCCGGAGGCTGCGGATTCTGGCCACGAGCAGGGAACCGCTCGGTATCACCGGGGAGGTGCTGTGGCAGGTCGAGCCACTCGCGCTGCCCGCGCGGGGAGCGGACCCCTCCGAGGTCGGGACCTCGCCCGCGGTGCGGCTGCTGCGGGACCGCGCGGGTCTGGTGCGTAAGGACATCGGCGCGGACGAGCACACCTTGTCGGCCATGGCGCGGATCTGCCGGGCGCTCGACGGGATGCCGCTGGCGATCGAACTGGCCGCGGCACGGCTGCGCACCATGTCCGTCGATCAGCTGGCGCGTCGGCTCGATGACCGATTCCGGCTGCTGACCGGCGGCAGCCGTACGGCGCTTCCCCGGCACAAGACGTTGCGCGCGGTCGTGGACTGGAGCTGGGACCTGTTGACCGAGGCCGAACGCGGCGTGCTGCGCCGGCTCTCGGTGTTCTCCGGCGGGGCGAGCCTGGAAGCGGCCGAACGGGTGTGCGGGGACGAGGTGTTCGCCGGGGAGCAGGTGCTCGACCTGCTGACCGCGTTGATCGAGAAATCGCTGCTCCTCGCCGACGGCGAGGGCACGCCGCGCTACCGGATGCTCGACACCATCAGGGAGTACGCGGCGCACCGGCTCGCCGAAGCCGGGGAAACCGAGCGGGCGCGCAAGGCGCACCTCGCCTACTTCACCGAGCTGGCCGAGACGGCCGAGCCGCACCTGCGCCGGGCCGGGCAACTGGAATGGCTGGCCACGCTCGGGGCCGAGCACGACAACATCGGCGCGGCCCTGCGCGGGGCGATCGCCGAGGGACGGGCACAGGAGGCGATGCGGCTGGTCGCGGCCGTGGGCTGGTACTGGTACCTCAGCGGGCGCCGGATCGAGGGCACCGAGTTGAGCGTCGCGGCGGCCTCGCTGCACGGCGAGGTGACCGATGAGGTGCGGGCGATGGCCTACACCGTCGTGACGGTGTTCATGACCTCCGGGCCCGGCCGCGATCAGTATCAGGCGCGGGAGTGGATCCACGAGGCGTACCGGCTCATCCGGCGCGGCGGGTATCGCCACCCTGTGCTCGGGTTCGTCGAGCTGTGGGAGCAAATGCTGCGGAAGCCGACGGATTTCCTGCCCGCGTTCGAGCCGCTCATCGCCGACGACGATCCATGGGTGCGCGCACAGGCCAGGCTCACTCGTAGCCGGCTGCGGCTCACGCTCGGCGGCGACGAGACCGACGTGGACATCGACGCCGAGATCGCCCTCGCCGAGTTCCGCACGCTGGGCGAACGGATGGGGATCTCGTTGGCGCTGACCTTCCTGGCCGATCGGCTCGCCATGCGCGGCGAGTTCGCACGCGCGTGTGAGTACCACGAAGAGGCGGTCGCGGCGCTGATCGAGGTGGGCGCGACCGAGGACGTGGTCGGCCTGCGGGCGCGGCAGGCTCAGCTGTACTGGCTGCTCGGCGATGAGCGGTCCAGCACGTCCGCCATGGCCGAAGCGCAGCGGTACGCGGGCGAAGTCCCCTGGCCCGACGCGCTTGCCGAACTGGCGCTTTCGAAGGCGCAACTGGCGCGCTGGCGCGGCGAGCCGGACACGGCATACCGGCATCTGGCCACGGTGCGGGCGGAACCGGGCGGCCCCGTCCACCTCAAGGCCCTGGACCTGTACGGCTACCTCGCCGAGGATCTCGACGAGGCCCGCGCGCATCGGACCGAGGCGTTCCGCGGGGCCGTGGAGTACATGTACTATCCACCGCTGATCGCCGAGGTGCTGGTCGGGATCGCGGATCTCGCGCTGCGTCAGGGACGGTACGAGCAGGCCGCGCGATTGCTCGCGGCAAGCGACGGCGTGCGCGGTACACCGGACCGTTCGCAGCCGGACATCTCCAGGATCGCCGCGGACACGCGGAGCCGCCTCGGTGAAGCCGGGTTCGCCGAGGCGACCCGTGCCGGCCGGCGGCGGGATTGGCGTGAGCTGGCCGAGATCACGCTCGCTTCGTGA
- a CDS encoding NAD(P)/FAD-dependent oxidoreductase codes for MTSPDGILIVGASAAGLSTAEALRRHGYQGRLTLVDAEPHLPYDRPPLSKQVLAGAWEPARARLRTEEQLAGLAAEFVRGEAAVALDAARREVTTASGRVLRGEVVVVATGLTSRRLPGQDGPAGVHTLRGLDDALTLRAHLIGGTRLVVVGEGVLGAEIAATARGMGLEVTLAGVGQAPLHDQLGATIGAKLGRTHAERGVRLRLGTAVDALTGEGGRVTGVRLEGGEVLPADAVVVAIGSRPAIGWLEGSGLTLGDGVECDSRCRAAEGVYAVGDMASFEHEGLGRRLRLENRTNATEQAQTVAANILGADRPYTPIPYFWTDQYDVKIQAHGWPSPAAEVTLAEGDPEQNRFAVLYREGGRVTGVLGWNMPKQARLLRQQELGSWQAASPLTPA; via the coding sequence GTGACCTCGCCGGACGGCATCCTGATCGTCGGCGCGTCGGCCGCCGGCCTGAGTACGGCGGAGGCGCTGCGGCGGCACGGCTACCAGGGCCGGCTCACGCTGGTGGACGCCGAACCCCACCTGCCCTACGACCGGCCGCCGCTGTCGAAACAGGTCCTGGCGGGCGCCTGGGAGCCGGCCCGCGCGCGGCTCCGTACGGAGGAGCAACTGGCGGGCTTGGCCGCCGAGTTCGTGCGGGGTGAGGCCGCCGTCGCGCTGGACGCGGCGCGCCGTGAGGTGACCACCGCGTCCGGCCGCGTGCTGCGGGGCGAGGTCGTGGTCGTCGCCACCGGGCTGACGTCGCGCCGGCTGCCGGGACAGGACGGGCCGGCGGGCGTGCACACGCTGCGCGGCCTGGACGACGCGCTCACCCTGCGCGCGCACCTGATCGGCGGCACGCGGCTCGTGGTCGTGGGCGAGGGAGTGCTGGGCGCGGAGATCGCCGCGACCGCCCGCGGCATGGGCCTGGAGGTCACCCTCGCCGGCGTGGGGCAGGCCCCGTTGCACGACCAGCTCGGCGCGACGATCGGCGCCAAGCTCGGCCGGACGCACGCCGAGCGCGGAGTCCGGCTGCGGCTCGGCACCGCCGTCGACGCGCTCACCGGCGAGGGCGGCCGGGTCACGGGGGTCCGGCTGGAGGGCGGGGAGGTGCTGCCCGCCGACGCCGTCGTGGTGGCCATCGGCTCCCGCCCGGCGATCGGCTGGCTGGAGGGCAGCGGGCTCACTCTGGGCGACGGGGTGGAGTGCGACTCGCGCTGCCGTGCCGCCGAGGGCGTCTACGCCGTCGGGGACATGGCCTCCTTCGAGCACGAGGGGCTCGGCCGGCGGCTGCGGCTGGAGAACCGCACCAACGCCACCGAGCAGGCCCAGACGGTGGCGGCCAACATCCTCGGCGCCGACCGCCCCTACACGCCGATCCCCTACTTCTGGACCGACCAGTACGACGTCAAGATTCAAGCCCACGGGTGGCCGTCGCCGGCGGCCGAGGTCACCCTCGCCGAGGGCGACCCGGAGCAGAACCGTTTCGCCGTCCTCTACCGCGAGGGCGGCAGGGTCACCGGCGTGCTCGGCTGGAACATGCCCAAACAGGCGCGCCTGCTGCGGCAGCAGGAGCTCGGCTCCTGGCAGGCGGCCTCGCCGCTCACGCCCGCGTGA
- a CDS encoding ABC transporter ATP-binding protein, with product MRAPTNAPALRLADLTKRFGHKLAVDHVALEVPGGSFFGLVGPNGAGKTTSLSMAVGLLRPDAGHAEIFGQDVWSAPERAKALVGVLPDGLAMPERLTGREVLTYLGLLRGLAKDVVARRAEELLSVLELDSADRTLVIEYSTGMRKKIGLATALLHAPRLLVLDEPFEAVDPVSAATIKTILRGFVAGGGSIVLSSHVMALVEQLCDHVAVIDRGRVAAVGTLDEVRGGHSLEDAFVGLVGDPGDDIKELSWLSR from the coding sequence TTGAGAGCACCGACCAACGCTCCCGCGCTACGCCTCGCCGACCTGACCAAGAGGTTCGGTCACAAGCTTGCGGTCGACCACGTCGCCTTGGAGGTGCCGGGCGGATCGTTCTTCGGCCTGGTAGGCCCCAACGGAGCAGGCAAAACCACCTCGTTGTCGATGGCGGTGGGACTGCTGCGACCGGACGCGGGCCACGCCGAGATCTTCGGCCAGGACGTGTGGTCAGCGCCGGAGCGGGCCAAAGCCCTGGTGGGGGTGCTGCCCGACGGGCTGGCCATGCCCGAGCGGCTGACCGGGCGTGAGGTGCTCACCTACCTGGGCCTGCTGCGCGGCCTGGCCAAGGACGTAGTGGCCCGGCGTGCCGAGGAACTGCTGTCCGTGCTGGAGCTGGACAGCGCGGACAGGACGCTGGTCATCGAGTACTCGACCGGCATGCGCAAGAAGATCGGGCTGGCCACCGCGCTGCTGCACGCGCCGCGACTGCTGGTGCTGGACGAGCCGTTCGAGGCCGTGGACCCGGTGTCGGCCGCGACGATCAAAACGATCCTGCGCGGTTTCGTCGCGGGCGGCGGCTCGATCGTGCTGTCCAGCCACGTGATGGCGCTGGTGGAGCAGCTGTGCGATCACGTCGCGGTGATCGACCGAGGCCGGGTGGCCGCGGTCGGCACGCTGGATGAGGTGCGCGGCGGACACTCCTTGGAGGATGCCTTCGTCGGGCTCGTCGGCGACCCCGGCGACGACATCAAGGAGCTGTCATGGCTGTCGCGCTGA
- a CDS encoding TetR/AcrR family transcriptional regulator, with protein sequence MTTSHPDRAAARTKTIMQATLALAQEVGYAKLSIEAVAARAGVGKHTIYRRWPSKGLLFLDSLLSLNEPVFDYPDTGDIVADLRRQICTVVDLLANPPWGPLYQALVGEAQHDPAVAAGLNERFIRPQTDKTIVRLRAAQEQGQVSSDMDLDLVMATLSGPLYFRLLITQEPLTHNYVDRVLEALFAGMSPRL encoded by the coding sequence ATGACCACCAGCCACCCCGATCGAGCCGCCGCGCGAACCAAGACGATCATGCAGGCCACGCTTGCCCTGGCCCAGGAGGTCGGTTATGCCAAGCTGAGCATTGAGGCGGTCGCGGCCCGCGCCGGTGTCGGCAAGCACACGATCTACCGCCGTTGGCCTTCCAAGGGCCTGTTGTTCCTCGACTCGCTGCTGTCGCTGAACGAGCCCGTCTTCGACTATCCCGACACCGGCGACATCGTGGCCGACTTGCGCCGGCAGATCTGCACGGTGGTGGACCTGCTGGCCAATCCGCCGTGGGGCCCGCTCTACCAGGCCCTGGTGGGCGAGGCTCAGCACGATCCCGCGGTCGCCGCCGGCCTCAACGAGCGCTTTATCCGGCCGCAGACGGACAAGACCATCGTCCGTCTCAGGGCGGCCCAAGAGCAGGGGCAGGTGTCATCCGACATGGATCTCGACCTGGTCATGGCGACCCTGTCCGGTCCCCTGTACTTCAGACTCCTGATCACCCAGGAGCCCCTGACCCACAACTACGTCGATCGCGTGCTCGAAGCCCTTTTCGCCGGGATGAGCCCGAGGCTTTAA
- a CDS encoding TetR/AcrR family transcriptional regulator: protein MTENTVPTGVDSTDSAGPGVLERAPRRLRADAQRNVDSLLEAAKAVFGTSGVDAPAKEIADLAGVGVGTLYRHFPQRSDLVKAVFQREVNACADAAPALTAAYEPGVALAKWLHRYTEFLATKRGLAAALHSGDPAFDALPCYFMQRLGPTLGSLLEAATASGEIRAGISSKDLLYAVANLCMPTEDEGIAYSQRMVALLVDGLRYGAEASRPRS from the coding sequence GTGACGGAGAACACTGTGCCGACCGGAGTCGACTCGACCGATTCTGCGGGTCCGGGCGTGCTCGAACGCGCGCCGCGCCGGTTGCGCGCCGACGCACAGCGCAACGTCGACTCCTTGCTCGAGGCGGCGAAGGCCGTCTTCGGCACATCGGGTGTGGACGCGCCCGCGAAGGAGATCGCCGATCTGGCCGGCGTCGGAGTCGGAACGCTGTATCGGCATTTCCCGCAGCGCTCAGACCTGGTCAAGGCCGTGTTCCAGCGCGAGGTGAACGCCTGCGCCGACGCGGCCCCGGCGCTGACCGCGGCGTACGAGCCGGGAGTGGCACTCGCGAAGTGGCTCCACCGCTACACCGAGTTCCTCGCGACCAAACGAGGACTCGCCGCGGCTCTTCACTCGGGCGATCCGGCGTTCGACGCCCTGCCGTGCTACTTCATGCAGCGACTCGGGCCCACTCTCGGGTCACTGCTCGAAGCCGCGACGGCCAGTGGCGAGATTCGTGCCGGCATCAGTTCCAAGGACCTCCTGTACGCCGTCGCCAATCTGTGCATGCCGACGGAGGACGAGGGAATCGCCTACAGCCAGCGCATGGTCGCGCTCCTCGTCGACGGACTGCGCTACGGCGCCGAGGCGAGCCGGCCCCGTTCCTGA